The window CGGACGTGTCTCACATATTGAGGCCGCCTGGAAGACGATGAATTTCTGGTTATGCATAGCCATATACTTATCCTTGATAATCACCAAAGCAGTAACTACCAAGGCATACCAAGAAACAACTAAATATTCTCTCATGTTCATATCGCTGATGCTGTTTTCTGTCAACAATCCTGATGTCTCAGAAAGATACATGGTTTGGTTTGTTTTTATAATCCCAATATCCGTCGCCATTATTTTATCAAGATTCAAAATAGCTATTCCGGTAAATAACGCCATTTACGCAATCTTATTTTCACTGATGGCCGTCCTCGTCTTTACCCGCGCAAGCGCTATGGAAACACTGGGAATCGCATGATGAAAAAATGCTGTGTGCTAATTCCATACTACAATGCTGGCGAATCCTTGCTTCATTCGATCGAATCAATCGACCATGAATTTGTCCGCCCTGATGTGATTGTGGTCGACGATGGAAGCCTAAAAACAAAAGCCGCAGAGGTCATTAAGCACTATAACGGCCCACTCACTATAAAGCTGGTCGAACTGGAGCAGAATCAAGGAATTGAACATGCCCTAAATAAAGGGCTGGACACTTATGGGCGTGACTATGAGTTTATCGCCCGCCTTGACTGCGGCGACCTATGCAAGAGCGATAGAATCAGAAAGCAAATCCAGTTTCTTGAAAAAGAAAACTCCTATTATTTTGTGGGGAGCTGGGTTGATTTCATAGGGATTAGTGGAAAACATCTCTTTACATTACAGCAACCGTGCGATTTCGATGAAATCAAGAAAAAAATGTTCCTAAATGCAACCTTCACGCATCCATCTGTGACTTTTCGAAGCGCAGTACTTGACTCAATCGGAACATACCCAACTGACGCCCCGGCAGCTGAGGATTACGCTTACTTCTTCAAAATCATAAAAAAACATAAAGCATCAAACATACAAGAAAGCCTTGTCAGCTGCCTTATAGACCCTAATGGAATATCTACTATAAAGAGGAGATCGCAAATAAGAAGCAGGATATCAATAATTATAAAAAACTTCGACTACACCCCTCACGCTTTTTATGGATTAGTCAGATCCGCAATCTTACTGCACACTCCAAGGAGTCTTTCAATCCTCCTAAATAAATATCTTAAGCAAGGCATGAGAAAGACTTCCGAATTCTGATCAAATTGGCTCTCCCTGCGCCCCAGCCAATCGCCCTTGGCTATACTATATTTTGAGTTTTGCATGATGAAAGTCGTACATGTTATTGAGGCATGGAAAGGTGGCATCGCAAGCTACGTGGAAGCTCTAGTAAAATATCAATTAGCCAAGGGGTATACTGTATTCTTATTGGCAGACAGTAATCAGTTAGATACTGACGCTAGGGATCTTGGCGCGGAGGTTATTAATTATAAATCATCTAGAAGCCCCCTGGCCTTTATTCGTATTGCAAAAGAAATCTCCGAAAAAATAGAAATAATTTCACCTGATATAGTTCATTGCCATAGCACTTTTCCAGGTATATATGTACGACTCTTAAAAAATTCGAACAAGGTAATTTATACGCCGCATGCTTGGAGTTTCTTCAAGAAAGATGTAGGTTGGTTAGCCCGTTTTACTTACAAGCGCATTGAATACTTCATGAGCAAGCGGTGTAAAAAAATAATCTGCATGTCCCTTGAGGAAATGAAAGCGGCGCGTTCGATTGGCATATCGCCCGAACGACTTTCTTTGGTTTACACAGGTATTCCCGGTCTGTCTCAGGGAATTGCCGCAACGAAGAAAAATGAATCATGTAGTGGTGATGGGCCACTCAAAGTCGGCTTCTTCGGCCGATTTGACTATCAAAAGGGCTTTGATTTGCTCGAGAAGGTCGTCCCATTACTGGCTAACAATGTGGAAATTCACTTGTTCGGTGGGGCGGTAAGGGGGGACAACAAGAGAATTGATAGCCATTTTTTTCTTCATGGATGGATTGATCATTCGAAAATCCATGATTGCATGTCATCCATGGACGTTATCCTTATTCCGTCCAGGTGGGAAGGTTTTGCCTTGACCCCTCTGGAAGCAATGCGGGCGGGACGGTCAATAATAATATCCAATCTTTCATCGCTGCCTGAGGTGGTAATCCATGGGTTCAATGGAATTATCCTGCCTGATTACTCTGCAGAGCAATTGGCCATGGTTTTGAACTCCTTGGACAAGACCGAATGTTTTCGGATGGGCGAAAATGGCCGGAAAATTTACGAGCAAACTTTCAGATTTGATGACTTTGCAGAGAAAGTTTCTGCTGTCTATTTGAGCTGACTTTTAAATGGTGCCCCGCTTTGAATAAAAAAATCCTCGTAACCGGCGGCGCCGGCTATATCGGTTCACACACCACCTTGGCCCTGCTCGAAGCCGGTTTCGAGGTGGTGGTGCTGGATAACCTCTGCAACAGCTCGCCGGAGTCGTTGCGCCGCGTCGAGCAGATTTGCGGCAAGGCGCCGGTGTTTATTCAGGGCGATATCCGCGACCGCGAGTTGCTCGATGATCTGTTCTCCCAGCACCGGATCGGCGCTGTGTTGCAATTCGCCGGTTTGAAGGCGGTGGGGGAGAGCGTGCAGAAGCCGCTCGACTATTACGACAACAATGTCAGCGGAAGTGTGACCCTGTGCCAGGCCATGGCCCAGGCCGGGGTGTTCCGCCTGGTATTCAGCTCGTCTGCAACCGTGTATGGCGAGCCGGCGCAGATGCCGATCCGCGAGGATTTCCCCACGGGTGTGCCGACCAATCCCTATGGCCGCTCCAAGCTGATGGTCGAGGAGCTGCTGAAGGATCTGGCGCACTCCAACCCGCGCTGGAGCATCGCCCTGCTGCGTTACTTCAACCCGGTGGGGGCGCACCAAAGCGGGTTGATCGGTGAGGACCCCAACGGTATTCCCAACAACCTGCTGCCCTATGTCAGCCAGGTGGCCATCGGCAAACTCGCGCAGCTTTCGGTATTCGGTGACGATTACCCGACCCCTGACGGCACGGGTGTGCGCGACTACATCCATGTGCTCGATCTGGCCGCTGGCCATCTGAAGGCGCTACAGGCGATCAGCCAGAAAGCTGGGTTGAATATCTGGAACCTGGGCACCGGTACCGGTTACAGCGTGCTGGAGATGATTCGCGCTTTCGAGCTTGCCAGCGGCCAGGCGGTGCCTTACCAGATCGTTGCCCGCCGCCCGGGGGACATCGCCGAATGCTGGGCGGACCCGGCCAAGGCTGCACTTGAACTGGGCTGGAAAGCCGAGCGAGGGCTTGAGGCGATGATGGCCGACACTTGGCGCTGGCAGTCGCGCAACCCGCGGGGTTATGCGCAGTAAGGGGGGCCTTTTTATCTTTGCCCTTGCGTTCATCACTCACTCGGAAATTTGAGAGTCTCTAGCCTTTATGCAGTATCTGCGTGTTTTGCCCTTTCTTGCGGTGCTGGTGGTAATCCTGTGCACCGGTTTGAAGCCTGAGCCTGTGGCACAGGTGTTCGATCAGCAGGACAAGTTGCACCATCTGCTCGGCTTCGCAGCCCTCTTCTTTACCTTGCGCTTGGCTTTCCCCCGCCCGCATTTCATTTGGCTGATGGCCCTCAGCCTGGCGGCTGCGCTGTTGATCGAGCTAGGCCAGGGCTTGTTGCCCCATCGCACGCCCTCGGCGGTGGACATGCTGGCTAATATGCTGGGTGTCGCTTTGGGTTGGCTTTGTTCGCTGGCGCTTGGCTGGCTGCACGCTCGGGGCGCTTGTCAACAGGGCAATTGATGCCTGGTTCGGCTTAATCCCCGTGCACCTCGGCTGAGGTTTGTCACTGGCAAAACGCACAAGATCTTGGCGCAGGCATAACCCCGGCAAGGCTTAGCTCTGGCTGCGTTTGAGCGCTGGTCGCACCATGCCCGTCCGGCTAATCCTTAAGCCCGCAACCACTACACTCAAGCTGGAAAGCGGGTGTATCGATGAGGAGTTGGGGGAGTATTGAGTTAGGGATGAATGCTTAGGGAATTGCTGCATACACCCGCTCGTGGCGTAACAGGCACCGAGCGTGAACGTGATGAACCTATGGCCGAATATTGTCTCCCATACAGCTTCAGGGCTGGCTTTTTCCCTCCTGCGTGCTTGGCGCTATGAGCCGGCGGGCGCAGAGCGCTACAAACATGCGCGTCTAATCGATAACGCGGCTTGCTGCCGACTGGCGAGTAGTTGCGTGCTGTGTGAGTTGGCACTGCAGCGTATGTTCTGCTGTATGCAGCTTGTGCTTTTTGCACTGCTGTCTGGCTGTGCAATGGATGACGCGCATCTGGTGTTAATACGTGACGATGTGTTGATCCACGTGCGCTTGGTCGAGCATATCGACTACAAACCCGGTGCTGAGGCATACGGCCTTACGCGTTGTGCCAATGGAGTGTGCGTGCTGGAGATTCTGCGCGATCGCTACCCGTTCTGCCTGCAGCATGAGCTGCGCCATGCCTTTGAGGGCGATTGGCATGGACAGCAAGAAACCCTTGAGGATTGTTAATCGGTCTGCCTGCTTGGCGCGCTTAGGCCTGCTGGCTGCGTGTTTTGCGCTGGCGCGGGTTGCTGTGACTGCCGGCGAGCACGGCTATGGCGCAGAGCACCACCAGGGTTGCGGCGTTGGCCGGGATCTGCAGGTTGAAGTCGGTGCTGGAGTGGATCAGCAGGGCGATGATGCCCATGCTCGCGCCGAAACCCACCCCGCTGCGGTACACCGATTCGCGCCGCCATAGCGCACGGAGGGCATGCCACAAGGCCAGCAGAATGAAGACCGCCAGCGGCAGGCTGCCCAGCAGACCGAACTCGATGGCGAACTGCAGGTAGTCGTTGTGCGCATGGTCGAAATGAATGCGGATGTCCTCGCCCGGGTACTGGGGGAACACCGCTTCGAAGCTGCCCGCGCCTTGCCCCAGCAGTGGGCGTTCCTGCAGCAGCGGGATGGCGTAGCCGAACACGTCATCGCGGACTTCGTTGGCCTGCTGGACCACTTCGCCATTGACCACCACGTCGTTCAGGCGGGTGTTGAGCACGCGGTCTTTGAGCTTTTCCAGGCCGAAGTACTGGCTGATCACCAATACGTCGATGAGGATGATGCTGGCGAGGATCAGACCGTTGCGCAGGCGGTGTTCCTTCTCCAGCAGGACGAACAGGCCGCCCACCAGCAGCAGGCTGGCGAAGAACGCGGTGTTGCCCATGCGCGAGTGAGTCATGACCAGGGCGATGACCATCACCACCAGCGCCAGGCGCAGGCGCGCCTTGGGGCCCATCAGCAGTTCCAGCAGGTTGACCCAGCTGAACGGGCGGCCATCACGCAGGGCCAGCAGTAGGCCGATGCCGCAGGCCAGGGTCATTTCCAGGTAGCCCGCCAGGTGGTTGCGGTTGACGAAGGTGCCGGTGGCATCGCCGAGGTAGCTGGTTTTGGGGCCGGCCAGCAGCCATTCCACGCCGGAGAGGGTCATGAAGGCGCCGAAGAAAGCCTGCAGGGTACCGCTGACCACCAGCGTGCCGAGCAGCAGGCTGAGGCGCTTGCGGGTCTGGAACAGGCTGACCACCAGGAAAAACAGCAGGCAGTAGGCCAGGCCGAGCATCAGGTACTGGAAGCTCGAGCCGTTATCCAGGCTCAGCCCGGCCAGCCATTGCACCGCGACCCAGGCCTGAGTGAGCAGGAGCAGGCCGAGCATGGGCAGGGCGACTCTCAGCGCCTGGTTCCGACTGCCTTGCGCAGCCCCGCCGCGCAGTTGGCCAACAGCCCAGAGGCTGCCGACCACCCCCATGAGGCACACGAACAGCCCCATGGACCAGTCCCGGTTGCTGCCCAGAGGAAGGGGCAGCCACACCAGGAGGAAAAGGGTGGCGCATAACAGAAACCGCTCGAGGAAGCTTGTGGGCTGGGACATAGGCGATGCTGGTTGGTGGTGTCGCCGTGAGGCAGGCGTGGTGTGTCGAGGGTGCTCAAAAGGGCAGCAATTGTAGGGGGTTCTGCCGCTAATAACCACGGCACGAGAAGCTCTTACGCACCGTCGTCTTGATAACTGGCCCGCGCCTCGTCGCTAGGAAGCACCGTGCCCGCTATGGGCGCAATTTCGCAGGCAGCCGATGGCTATGGTGCTGGACGGAGCTTTGGCAGGAGAGCCCGGGTAGCTTCAGGGCGGTGGGGGAACAAGTGGGGGAACAAATCAATGTATAAACGCCAAGCTCGAAAACTACTTGGGTTTCAGACATAAAAAAGCCGGCTTGTGGCCGGCTTTTAGGGGGTGGCTTTGGCTTATTTTTGGTAAGCCGCAACCGCCTTGGTAATTTCGGCGCGGGCCTCTTCAGCGTTGCCCCAGCCCTCAACCTTGACCCACTTGCCCTTCTCGAGATCCTTGTAGTTCTCGAAGAAGTGCTTGATCTGCTCGAGCAGCAGGGCCGGCAGGTCGGTGTACTCCTGCACGTCTTTGTACAGAACGGTGAGCTTGTCGTGTGGCACGGCGAGCAGCTTGGCGTCGCCGCCAGCCTCGTCGGTCATGTGCAGGACGCCGACCGGACGCGCGCGGATCACCGAGCCCGGGGCGACCGGATAGGGGGTCACGACCAGCACGTCGAGGGCATCGCCATCGTCGGCCAGGGTGTTGGGGATGTAGCCGTAGTTGGCCGGGTAGAACATCGGGGTGGCCATGAAACGGTCGACGAACAGGCAGTCGCTGTCCTTGTCGATTTCGTATTTGATCGGCGCATGGTTGGCCGGGATCTCGATGGCGACGTAGATGTCGTTCGGCAGGTCTTTGCCGGCCGGGATCTTGCTGTAGCTCATGGGCGACTCCCAAAGGGTGGGCCTAAAAAGTGGGCGCGATTATAGGCACATTCCCCGAGCGTTACCATGCCGCTGAACTCAGTCATTGGTCGAATAAGGTATCGGGGCGAGGCAAAGGCACTGCTAGCCGCGGTAGTCCGGGTGTTCGGCCTGCAGCTGGCACAGGCGGGTGAGCGGATCCTGGCGGTAGAACGCCTGGAGCTGGACGTAGACCTGCGGGTAGGCGCCGTGCAGCAGGTCCGGGGCGCTGAAGAAGTATTCGCTGGTGACGGCGAAGAACTCCGCCGGGTTTTCCGCGGCGTAGGGGTCGATCGGCGTTTCGGCGTCGGGATTGCGGTCGAGGCGGGCATTGAGGTCGTCGAAGGCGGCCTGCATGGCGCCGGCCCAGTCGCTGACGCGCATGTCACTGTGCAGCGGCGGCAGGCCGTTGGCGTCGCCATTGAGCATGTCCAGCTTGTGCGCCAGCTCGTGGATCACCAGGTTGTAGGCGTCCCAAGTGCCGCTGGCCTGCACGCCGGGCCAGGCGAGGATCACCGGGCCTTGCTGCCAGGCCTCGCCGCTGTGCTCGGCGTCCCACTCATGCACCACGCCGCTGGCGTCGCGGTGGCGCTGCGGGCTGACGAAGTCGTCCGGGTACAGGACGATCTCGTGGAAGCCGCGATACCAGTCGAGGTCGGCCAGGTGCAGCAGCGGCAGTTGCGCCTGGGCGGCGAGCAGCAGCCGTTCGGGCTGCTGCAGTTCGACGCCGGGCAGCGCGGTCAGGCGCTTGCCATGCAGGAACAGCACGGCGCGCTGGCGCAGGCGCTGGTCTTCGGCCGCGCTGAGGCCATCGAGGATCGGCAGGCTCTGGCGCACCTGCTGCCACAAAGCGGGGTCGAGTGGATAGCGGGCGAGGATGCGACGGTGGCGCCAGGAGCGCAGGAACCCCATGGCGGGTCAGCTGGCCTGTTTGATATCGCCGGCGGGCACCCGGCGCAGTTTGTGGTGGAGGACGCTGAGGGCCATCGGCAGCAGCGACAAGGCGATGACCACCAGCACCATCAGCGACAGGTTCTGCTTGATGAAGGGCACGTTGCCGAAGAAGTAGCCGAGGGTCACCAGGCCGCCGACCCAGGCGATGGTGCCGAGCACGCTGAAGGCGAAAAAGCGTGGGTAGGGCATCTTGCCGACGCCGGCGACGAACGGCGCGAAGGTCCGCACTATGGGCAGGAAGCGCGCCAGGGTCACGGTCTTGCCGCCGTGGCGGTCGTAGAACTCGTGGGTGCGCTGCAGGTAGTCGCGGCGGAAGATCTTCGACTGCGGGTTGCGGAACAGGCGCTCGCCGGCCGTGCGGCCGATCAGGTAGTTGGTGCTGTCGCCGGCGATCGCCGCCAGCATCAGCAAGGCACCGAGCAGGAGCGGGTCCATGTTGCCGCTGGCGCACAGGGCGCCGGCGATGAACAGCAGCGAATCGCCGGGCAGGAAGGGCATCACCACCAGGCCGGTCTCGCAGAAGATCACCAGGAAGAGGATGGCGTAGATCCACGTGCCGTAGTTGACGACCAACAGGTTCAGATAAGTGTCGAGGTGGAGGATTAGATCGATCGGGTTGAAATCCATGAGACGCCTGTACTAATGCGCATAACGAGGGAGATGCGCTGAGCAGGACGGCGCATGTCGAAGCAGATTGTCTGGAGTATAAGGCCAAGCGTTGGGCAGGGAACCGCAGTTTGTCGCAGCTTGTTACTCCGCCCATCCGACTGCCGCCAGGGCTGCGAGTCGGCACAAAGGCTGCACGGGCAGCCCCAGGCAGGCGGGTAGGAGGGCGGTGGCCAATGACGGTGCAAGTCGTGGAACACCCGGCGATCACCCTGGCTCTCGGGCATGGCTTGGACCTGCCCGGCCAGGCGGCGCGGGCGCGCGCCGGTGCGGGTGGTCGCCCTGCTGTGGGCGCGCAATTGCCCAATGTGGTGCGGGGACTCGGCCATTTGCTCGATGGTCTGTGCGCCGACTACAGCTGCACACCGGAGGGCTGGAGCGAGGCGCAGGCCGCCCGTCAGGTGCTGTCGACCCGGGTGCCGCGGCGGCATGCCTTCCTGCTGTTCACCTTGCCTGCGGCCGGCATGCGCAGCCTCGACGAGTGGGCGGCGGCGCTGGTCTACTGGCCGCTCGCCGGGCACTGGCCGGACGCCGCCGCCAGCGAGGTGGCGGGGCTCGGCCGCTACGTACCCCTGGCCGGGCGTGTGGCGGCGTTGCCAGAGGGCTGGGATGGCATGCTGGTGCGCGCCCTGGCACCGACGCCGCAGGCGCGTTATGAGGCCTTGTCGGAGTTGCAGCAGGCGCTGCAAACGCCCCTGCAGCCGCGCCGTCGCCCCGGCGCAGTCCTGTGGCTGCGTTGCCTGGCGGCTCGGCTGCAGCGCTGGGGGCGGGGTTAGGCGGGGCTCAGTTGTCGTTGATCGGCAGGATGTAGTTCTTGAATTCGCGATCCTCGTGGAAACCGATCGACTCGTAGACCCGGTGCGCCACCTCGTTGTCGATCTGGGTGGACACCCGCATGCGCACGGCGTTGGTTTCCTTGGCCATCTTCTTCGCGGTTTGCAGCAGGCGGTCGGCGACCAACTGCCGCCGGGCGTCCTCGGCGACGAAGATGTCGTTGAGGATCCACACGCGCTTGAGCGACAGCGACGAGTAGCTGGGATACAGCTGGCAGAAACCCAGTAGCTTGTCGTCGTTGTCGGCCAGGGCCAGGTAGACCACCGACTCCTTGCGGCGCAGGCGTTTCTCGAGAAAGCGCCGCGAGGCTTCGGGGAAGGCGAGTTCGCCGTAGAACTCGCGGTATCTGACGAACAGCGGAGTCAGCAGGTCCAGGTGCTCCAGACTGGCTTGGATAATGCGCATGGTGGGCCTCGGCGTCAGTGATGGGGCTGCTCAAACAATGCAGGTGCTGTGCCAGCAGTCGCACTGATGCTGCCTAAGGGATTTGGAAAGCGCAATCCAAGCGAGCGTTTGCTTGGCTGGGCCCTCGGTCGACTTCGAGGGCGCGCGCCATAGCCTGCGTTGACTCATCGCCGCGCCTGGTCTCGGCGTCTCAGTCAGCCGAATTTGTGTCACCCATCAAACGCTCAGGCCATGGCTGGCGTTCGCCCCGACACGCCGCCCAGCGGCTGGCTACGCTTGCATGATGGAGTGATGGGATGGATCCACGATGAGCAGATGGGCGCGGTGCTTGCTGATACTGATCTGGGGGCTGCTGGGCGCCGTGCCGGCAGCCGCCGCGGCCTTGTCGCTGAGCGCGCAGGAACAGGCCTGGCGCCAGCAGCACCCGTTGCTGCGGGTCGGCATCGAGCGCAAGGGCTGGCCGCCGTTCGACATCATCGAGAGCGATGGCAGCTACCACGGCATCAGCGCCGATTACCTCGCGGCGCTCTGCCAGCGCCTCGGCCTGCGCTTCGAGCCGGTGTACTTCGACACCTGGGACCAGGCGCTGGCGGCTTTGCGCAGCGGCGCGGTGGATGTGCTGCCGTCGATGGCGCGGACCCCGGAACGCGAAGACCTGATGCTGTTCAGCCAGCCCTACCTGATCAGCAACAGC is drawn from Pseudomonas cavernae and contains these coding sequences:
- a CDS encoding DedA family protein is translated as MDFNPIDLILHLDTYLNLLVVNYGTWIYAILFLVIFCETGLVVMPFLPGDSLLFIAGALCASGNMDPLLLGALLMLAAIAGDSTNYLIGRTAGERLFRNPQSKIFRRDYLQRTHEFYDRHGGKTVTLARFLPIVRTFAPFVAGVGKMPYPRFFAFSVLGTIAWVGGLVTLGYFFGNVPFIKQNLSLMVLVVIALSLLPMALSVLHHKLRRVPAGDIKQAS
- a CDS encoding GNAT family N-acetyltransferase; translation: MRIIQASLEHLDLLTPLFVRYREFYGELAFPEASRRFLEKRLRRKESVVYLALADNDDKLLGFCQLYPSYSSLSLKRVWILNDIFVAEDARRQLVADRLLQTAKKMAKETNAVRMRVSTQIDNEVAHRVYESIGFHEDREFKNYILPINDN
- a CDS encoding glycosyltransferase — translated: MMKKCCVLIPYYNAGESLLHSIESIDHEFVRPDVIVVDDGSLKTKAAEVIKHYNGPLTIKLVELEQNQGIEHALNKGLDTYGRDYEFIARLDCGDLCKSDRIRKQIQFLEKENSYYFVGSWVDFIGISGKHLFTLQQPCDFDEIKKKMFLNATFTHPSVTFRSAVLDSIGTYPTDAPAAEDYAYFFKIIKKHKASNIQESLVSCLIDPNGISTIKRRSQIRSRISIIIKNFDYTPHAFYGLVRSAILLHTPRSLSILLNKYLKQGMRKTSEF
- a CDS encoding zinc-dependent peptidase; amino-acid sequence: MGFLRSWRHRRILARYPLDPALWQQVRQSLPILDGLSAAEDQRLRQRAVLFLHGKRLTALPGVELQQPERLLLAAQAQLPLLHLADLDWYRGFHEIVLYPDDFVSPQRHRDASGVVHEWDAEHSGEAWQQGPVILAWPGVQASGTWDAYNLVIHELAHKLDMLNGDANGLPPLHSDMRVSDWAGAMQAAFDDLNARLDRNPDAETPIDPYAAENPAEFFAVTSEYFFSAPDLLHGAYPQVYVQLQAFYRQDPLTRLCQLQAEHPDYRG
- the ppa gene encoding inorganic diphosphatase: MSYSKIPAGKDLPNDIYVAIEIPANHAPIKYEIDKDSDCLFVDRFMATPMFYPANYGYIPNTLADDGDALDVLVVTPYPVAPGSVIRARPVGVLHMTDEAGGDAKLLAVPHDKLTVLYKDVQEYTDLPALLLEQIKHFFENYKDLEKGKWVKVEGWGNAEEARAEITKAVAAYQK
- a CDS encoding glycosyltransferase, translated to MMKVVHVIEAWKGGIASYVEALVKYQLAKGYTVFLLADSNQLDTDARDLGAEVINYKSSRSPLAFIRIAKEISEKIEIISPDIVHCHSTFPGIYVRLLKNSNKVIYTPHAWSFFKKDVGWLARFTYKRIEYFMSKRCKKIICMSLEEMKAARSIGISPERLSLVYTGIPGLSQGIAATKKNESCSGDGPLKVGFFGRFDYQKGFDLLEKVVPLLANNVEIHLFGGAVRGDNKRIDSHFFLHGWIDHSKIHDCMSSMDVILIPSRWEGFALTPLEAMRAGRSIIISNLSSLPEVVIHGFNGIILPDYSAEQLAMVLNSLDKTECFRMGENGRKIYEQTFRFDDFAEKVSAVYLS
- a CDS encoding VanZ family protein, with amino-acid sequence MQYLRVLPFLAVLVVILCTGLKPEPVAQVFDQQDKLHHLLGFAALFFTLRLAFPRPHFIWLMALSLAAALLIELGQGLLPHRTPSAVDMLANMLGVALGWLCSLALGWLHARGACQQGN
- a CDS encoding O-antigen ligase family protein — translated: MGLFVCLMGVVGSLWAVGQLRGGAAQGSRNQALRVALPMLGLLLLTQAWVAVQWLAGLSLDNGSSFQYLMLGLAYCLLFFLVVSLFQTRKRLSLLLGTLVVSGTLQAFFGAFMTLSGVEWLLAGPKTSYLGDATGTFVNRNHLAGYLEMTLACGIGLLLALRDGRPFSWVNLLELLMGPKARLRLALVVMVIALVMTHSRMGNTAFFASLLLVGGLFVLLEKEHRLRNGLILASIILIDVLVISQYFGLEKLKDRVLNTRLNDVVVNGEVVQQANEVRDDVFGYAIPLLQERPLLGQGAGSFEAVFPQYPGEDIRIHFDHAHNDYLQFAIEFGLLGSLPLAVFILLALWHALRALWRRESVYRSGVGFGASMGIIALLIHSSTDFNLQIPANAATLVVLCAIAVLAGSHSNPRQRKTRSQQA
- the galE gene encoding UDP-glucose 4-epimerase GalE, producing the protein MNKKILVTGGAGYIGSHTTLALLEAGFEVVVLDNLCNSSPESLRRVEQICGKAPVFIQGDIRDRELLDDLFSQHRIGAVLQFAGLKAVGESVQKPLDYYDNNVSGSVTLCQAMAQAGVFRLVFSSSATVYGEPAQMPIREDFPTGVPTNPYGRSKLMVEELLKDLAHSNPRWSIALLRYFNPVGAHQSGLIGEDPNGIPNNLLPYVSQVAIGKLAQLSVFGDDYPTPDGTGVRDYIHVLDLAAGHLKALQAISQKAGLNIWNLGTGTGYSVLEMIRAFELASGQAVPYQIVARRPGDIAECWADPAKAALELGWKAERGLEAMMADTWRWQSRNPRGYAQ